One Stigmatopora nigra isolate UIUO_SnigA chromosome 1, RoL_Snig_1.1, whole genome shotgun sequence DNA segment encodes these proteins:
- the ampd2b gene encoding AMP deaminase 2 isoform X3 produces the protein MDGKYKEIAEELFSRSLADSEMRSAPYEFPEDSPIEQLEERRHRLERQISQDVKFEPDILLRAKQEFMKTDSATDLEYMKHQSQAPDLLERELPPEREYQRVTISGEEKCGVPFTDLLDAAKCVVKALFIRQKYMGQSLQSFCRTTARYLQELSEQPLDLTVYEEEIQETTEAAITADATVHPPVSGTHPYKNKDPTSMPPDIGYSCKMVDGVMHVYTSTQTMDKSTELELPYPDLQEYIADMNVMMALIINGPVKSFCYRRLQYLSSKFQMHILLNEMKELAAQKKVPHRDFYNIRKVDTHIHASSCMNQKHLLRFIKRAMKKYPQEIVHVEKGKGQTLMEVFESMNLTAFDLSVDTLDMHADRNTFHRFDKFNAKYNPIGESILREIFIKTDNHVEGKYFGHIIKEVMADLEESKYQNVELRLSIYGRSRDEWDKLAKWAVRHQVYSDNVRWLVQIPRLFDVYHTKKQLSNFQEMLENIFLPLFEVTVHPGRHPELHLLLQHVVGFDSVDDESKPEQHIFNLDSPLPATWTEEDNPPYSYYLYYMYANMTVLNHLRRQRGFHTLVLRPHCGEAGPIHHLVSGFMLSENISHGLLLRKAPVLQYLYYLAQIGIAMSPLSNNSLFLSYHRNPLPEYLSRGLMVSLSTDDPLQFHFTKEPLMEEYSIAAQVWKLSSCDMCELARNSVLMSGFSHKVKSYWLGPDFVREGQENNDIRRTNVPDIRVAYRYETMCEELNLITQAIRTDELDTIEEEESLSMVAAQGKQ, from the exons ATGGATGGCAAGTACAAGGAAATTGCCGAG GAACTATTCTCCCGCAGCCTGGCAGATAGTGAGATGCGCAGCGCCCCCTATGAATTTCCAGAAGACAGTCCCATTGAACAGTTAGAGGAGAGACGGCATCGCCTGGAGCGTCAGATCAGCCAAGATGTCAA GTTTGAACCCGACATCTTGTTGCGAGCCAAACAGGAGTTTATGAAGACCGACAGCGCCACAGATCTCGA ATACATGAAGCACCAGAGTCAGGCACCGGACCTGCTGGAGAGAGAGCTTCCCCCTGAGAGGGAGTACCAACGAGTCACCATCTCTGGAGAGGAGAAATGTGGC GTGCCGTTCACGGACCTGCTGGATGCTGCAAAATGTGTGGTGAAGGCCTTGTTCATAAGACAGAAGTATATGGGCCAGTCGTTACAAAGTTTCTGCAGAACCACCGCTCGATACCTACAGGAGCTGAGCGAGCAACCCCTTGATTTAACTGTATACGAGGAGGAAATCCAAGAGACGACGGAGGCCGCAATCACCGCAG ATGCCACTGTGCACCCACCTGTTTCTGGAACTCACCCCTACAAGAACAAAGATCCTACAAGCATGCCCCCCGACATTGGATACAGCTGCAAGATGGTAGATGGCGTCATGCACGTGTATACGTCAACACAGACCATGGACAA GAGTACAGAGCTGGAACTGCCATATCCGGACCTGCAGGAATACATCGCTGACATGAACGTCATGATGGCCCTCATCATCAATGGACCAGT GAAGTCCTTCTGCTACCGTCGCCTGCAGTATCTGAGCTCCAAGTTCCAGATGCACATTCTCTTGAATGAGATGAAAGAATTGGCGGCACAGAAGAAAGTCCCACATCGGGACTTCTACAACATCCGCAAG GTGGACACGCATATCCACGCTTCCTCCTGCATGAACCAAAAGCACCTTCTGCGtttcatcaaaagagccatgaaGAAGTATCCGCAGGAGATCGTGCATGTGGAGAAGGGCAAAGGTCAGACGCTCATGGAGGTCTTTGAGAGTATGAACCTGACGGCCTTCGACCTCAGCGTGGACACCTTGGACATGCACGCG GATCGCAACACTTTCCATCGATTTGACAAGTTCAATGCCAAATACAATCCCATCGGCGAATCCATCCTGAGAGAGATCTTCATCAAAACGGACAATCACGTCGAAGGGAAATACTTTGGTCACATTATTAAG GAAGTGATGGCTGACCTGGAGGAGAGCAAGTACCAGAACGTGGAACTGAGGTTATCCATTTACGGCCGTTCCAGAGACGAATGGGACAAGCTGGCTAAGTGGGCCGTTAGACACCAGGTCTACTCGGACAACGTGCGCTGGCTTGTGCAAATCCCCCGACTTTT tgATGTGTACCACACCAAGAAGCAGCTGTCCAACTTCCAGGAGATGCTGGAGAATATTTTCTTACCTCTCTTCGAGGTCACCGTCCACCCAGGCAGACATCCCGAGCTGCACCTCCTGCTTCAACAC GTGGTGGGTTTCGATAGCGTGGATGACGAGTCCAAGCCAGAGCAGCATATCTTCAACCTGGACAGTCCGTTGCCGGCCACGTGGACGGAGGAGGACAATCCGCCCTACTCCTACTACCTCTACTACATGTACGCAAACATGACGGTTCTGAATCACCTACGcag acaACGAGGCTTCCACACCTTGGTACTGCGTCCTCATTGCGGTGAGGCGGGCCCAATCCACCACCTGGTGTCCGGTTTCATGCTATCCGAGAACATCTCGCACGGGCTTCTTCTGCGCAAG GCTCCTGTCCTCCAGTATTTGTACTACTTGGCTCAGATTGGTATCGCCATGTCTCCACTCAGCAATAACAGTCTGTTCCTCAGCTACCATCGGAACCCTCTTCCCGAGTATCTCTCCCGGGGTCTCATGGTCTCCTTGTCCACTGACGACCCCTTGCAGTTTCACTTTACCAAG GAGCCCTTGATGGAGGAGTACAGCATTGCTGCTCAGGTATGGAAGCTGAGCTCATGCGACATGTGCGAGCTGGCCAGAAACAGCGTGCTGATGAGCGGATTCTCTCACAAG GTGAAGAGTTACTGGCTCGGGCCGGACTTTGTCCGAGAAGGTCAGGAAAACAACGACATCCGACGAACTAACGTCCCGGACATCCGGGTGGCGTATCGCTACGAGACCATGTGCGAAGAGCTCAATTTGATAACGCAGGCCATTCGCACGGACGAACTTGACACCATCGAGGAAGAAGAGAGTCTATCCATGGTCGCCGCACAAGGAAAGCAATGA
- the ampd2b gene encoding AMP deaminase 2 isoform X2, with translation MSSNMPPGAPKSKALSPYRKRGSLQYTASTVDVRGARHLLTSQHSLPGIPVALKQSIDLRTSMDGKYKEIAEELFSRSLADSEMRSAPYEFPEDSPIEQLEERRHRLERQISQDVKFEPDILLRAKQEFMKTDSATDLEYMKHQSQAPDLLERELPPEREYQRVTISGEEKCGVPFTDLLDAAKCVVKALFIRQKYMGQSLQSFCRTTARYLQELSEQPLDLTVYEEEIQETTEAAITADATVHPPVSGTHPYKNKDPTSMPPDIGYSCKMVDGVMHVYTSTQTMDKSTELELPYPDLQEYIADMNVMMALIINGPVKSFCYRRLQYLSSKFQMHILLNEMKELAAQKKVPHRDFYNIRKVDTHIHASSCMNQKHLLRFIKRAMKKYPQEIVHVEKGKGQTLMEVFESMNLTAFDLSVDTLDMHADRNTFHRFDKFNAKYNPIGESILREIFIKTDNHVEGKYFGHIIKEVMADLEESKYQNVELRLSIYGRSRDEWDKLAKWAVRHQVYSDNVRWLVQIPRLFDVYHTKKQLSNFQEMLENIFLPLFEVTVHPGRHPELHLLLQHVVGFDSVDDESKPEQHIFNLDSPLPATWTEEDNPPYSYYLYYMYANMTVLNHLRRQRGFHTLVLRPHCGEAGPIHHLVSGFMLSENISHGLLLRKAPVLQYLYYLAQIGIAMSPLSNNSLFLSYHRNPLPEYLSRGLMVSLSTDDPLQFHFTKEPLMEEYSIAAQVWKLSSCDMCELARNSVLMSGFSHKVKSYWLGPDFVREGQENNDIRRTNVPDIRVAYRYETMCEELNLITQAIRTDELDTIEEEESLSMVAAQGKQ, from the exons ATGTCGTCCAACATGCCCCCCGGGGCACCAAAAAGTAAGGCTCTCTCCCCTTACAGGAAGCGAGGAAGCCTTCAGTACACAGCCAGTACGG ttgaTGTCCGTGGTGCCCGCCACCTCCTGACTTCCCAGCATTCCTTGCCTGGGATTCCCGTGGCCTTGAAACAGTCCATAGACCTACGTACATCCATGGATGGCAAGTACAAGGAAATTGCCGAG GAACTATTCTCCCGCAGCCTGGCAGATAGTGAGATGCGCAGCGCCCCCTATGAATTTCCAGAAGACAGTCCCATTGAACAGTTAGAGGAGAGACGGCATCGCCTGGAGCGTCAGATCAGCCAAGATGTCAA GTTTGAACCCGACATCTTGTTGCGAGCCAAACAGGAGTTTATGAAGACCGACAGCGCCACAGATCTCGA ATACATGAAGCACCAGAGTCAGGCACCGGACCTGCTGGAGAGAGAGCTTCCCCCTGAGAGGGAGTACCAACGAGTCACCATCTCTGGAGAGGAGAAATGTGGC GTGCCGTTCACGGACCTGCTGGATGCTGCAAAATGTGTGGTGAAGGCCTTGTTCATAAGACAGAAGTATATGGGCCAGTCGTTACAAAGTTTCTGCAGAACCACCGCTCGATACCTACAGGAGCTGAGCGAGCAACCCCTTGATTTAACTGTATACGAGGAGGAAATCCAAGAGACGACGGAGGCCGCAATCACCGCAG ATGCCACTGTGCACCCACCTGTTTCTGGAACTCACCCCTACAAGAACAAAGATCCTACAAGCATGCCCCCCGACATTGGATACAGCTGCAAGATGGTAGATGGCGTCATGCACGTGTATACGTCAACACAGACCATGGACAA GAGTACAGAGCTGGAACTGCCATATCCGGACCTGCAGGAATACATCGCTGACATGAACGTCATGATGGCCCTCATCATCAATGGACCAGT GAAGTCCTTCTGCTACCGTCGCCTGCAGTATCTGAGCTCCAAGTTCCAGATGCACATTCTCTTGAATGAGATGAAAGAATTGGCGGCACAGAAGAAAGTCCCACATCGGGACTTCTACAACATCCGCAAG GTGGACACGCATATCCACGCTTCCTCCTGCATGAACCAAAAGCACCTTCTGCGtttcatcaaaagagccatgaaGAAGTATCCGCAGGAGATCGTGCATGTGGAGAAGGGCAAAGGTCAGACGCTCATGGAGGTCTTTGAGAGTATGAACCTGACGGCCTTCGACCTCAGCGTGGACACCTTGGACATGCACGCG GATCGCAACACTTTCCATCGATTTGACAAGTTCAATGCCAAATACAATCCCATCGGCGAATCCATCCTGAGAGAGATCTTCATCAAAACGGACAATCACGTCGAAGGGAAATACTTTGGTCACATTATTAAG GAAGTGATGGCTGACCTGGAGGAGAGCAAGTACCAGAACGTGGAACTGAGGTTATCCATTTACGGCCGTTCCAGAGACGAATGGGACAAGCTGGCTAAGTGGGCCGTTAGACACCAGGTCTACTCGGACAACGTGCGCTGGCTTGTGCAAATCCCCCGACTTTT tgATGTGTACCACACCAAGAAGCAGCTGTCCAACTTCCAGGAGATGCTGGAGAATATTTTCTTACCTCTCTTCGAGGTCACCGTCCACCCAGGCAGACATCCCGAGCTGCACCTCCTGCTTCAACAC GTGGTGGGTTTCGATAGCGTGGATGACGAGTCCAAGCCAGAGCAGCATATCTTCAACCTGGACAGTCCGTTGCCGGCCACGTGGACGGAGGAGGACAATCCGCCCTACTCCTACTACCTCTACTACATGTACGCAAACATGACGGTTCTGAATCACCTACGcag acaACGAGGCTTCCACACCTTGGTACTGCGTCCTCATTGCGGTGAGGCGGGCCCAATCCACCACCTGGTGTCCGGTTTCATGCTATCCGAGAACATCTCGCACGGGCTTCTTCTGCGCAAG GCTCCTGTCCTCCAGTATTTGTACTACTTGGCTCAGATTGGTATCGCCATGTCTCCACTCAGCAATAACAGTCTGTTCCTCAGCTACCATCGGAACCCTCTTCCCGAGTATCTCTCCCGGGGTCTCATGGTCTCCTTGTCCACTGACGACCCCTTGCAGTTTCACTTTACCAAG GAGCCCTTGATGGAGGAGTACAGCATTGCTGCTCAGGTATGGAAGCTGAGCTCATGCGACATGTGCGAGCTGGCCAGAAACAGCGTGCTGATGAGCGGATTCTCTCACAAG GTGAAGAGTTACTGGCTCGGGCCGGACTTTGTCCGAGAAGGTCAGGAAAACAACGACATCCGACGAACTAACGTCCCGGACATCCGGGTGGCGTATCGCTACGAGACCATGTGCGAAGAGCTCAATTTGATAACGCAGGCCATTCGCACGGACGAACTTGACACCATCGAGGAAGAAGAGAGTCTATCCATGGTCGCCGCACAAGGAAAGCAATGA
- the ampd2b gene encoding AMP deaminase 2 isoform X1 produces the protein MSSNMPPGAPKSKALSPYRKRGSLQYTASTEPVAAGSASSHPSERHGLVQKVDVRGARHLLTSQHSLPGIPVALKQSIDLRTSMDGKYKEIAEELFSRSLADSEMRSAPYEFPEDSPIEQLEERRHRLERQISQDVKFEPDILLRAKQEFMKTDSATDLEYMKHQSQAPDLLERELPPEREYQRVTISGEEKCGVPFTDLLDAAKCVVKALFIRQKYMGQSLQSFCRTTARYLQELSEQPLDLTVYEEEIQETTEAAITADATVHPPVSGTHPYKNKDPTSMPPDIGYSCKMVDGVMHVYTSTQTMDKSTELELPYPDLQEYIADMNVMMALIINGPVKSFCYRRLQYLSSKFQMHILLNEMKELAAQKKVPHRDFYNIRKVDTHIHASSCMNQKHLLRFIKRAMKKYPQEIVHVEKGKGQTLMEVFESMNLTAFDLSVDTLDMHADRNTFHRFDKFNAKYNPIGESILREIFIKTDNHVEGKYFGHIIKEVMADLEESKYQNVELRLSIYGRSRDEWDKLAKWAVRHQVYSDNVRWLVQIPRLFDVYHTKKQLSNFQEMLENIFLPLFEVTVHPGRHPELHLLLQHVVGFDSVDDESKPEQHIFNLDSPLPATWTEEDNPPYSYYLYYMYANMTVLNHLRRQRGFHTLVLRPHCGEAGPIHHLVSGFMLSENISHGLLLRKAPVLQYLYYLAQIGIAMSPLSNNSLFLSYHRNPLPEYLSRGLMVSLSTDDPLQFHFTKEPLMEEYSIAAQVWKLSSCDMCELARNSVLMSGFSHKVKSYWLGPDFVREGQENNDIRRTNVPDIRVAYRYETMCEELNLITQAIRTDELDTIEEEESLSMVAAQGKQ, from the exons ATGTCGTCCAACATGCCCCCCGGGGCACCAAAAAGTAAGGCTCTCTCCCCTTACAGGAAGCGAGGAAGCCTTCAGTACACAGCCAGTACGG AACCTGTGGCTGCTGGCAGCGCTTCCAGTCACCCGTCAGAGAGACACGGTTTGGTTCAAAAAG ttgaTGTCCGTGGTGCCCGCCACCTCCTGACTTCCCAGCATTCCTTGCCTGGGATTCCCGTGGCCTTGAAACAGTCCATAGACCTACGTACATCCATGGATGGCAAGTACAAGGAAATTGCCGAG GAACTATTCTCCCGCAGCCTGGCAGATAGTGAGATGCGCAGCGCCCCCTATGAATTTCCAGAAGACAGTCCCATTGAACAGTTAGAGGAGAGACGGCATCGCCTGGAGCGTCAGATCAGCCAAGATGTCAA GTTTGAACCCGACATCTTGTTGCGAGCCAAACAGGAGTTTATGAAGACCGACAGCGCCACAGATCTCGA ATACATGAAGCACCAGAGTCAGGCACCGGACCTGCTGGAGAGAGAGCTTCCCCCTGAGAGGGAGTACCAACGAGTCACCATCTCTGGAGAGGAGAAATGTGGC GTGCCGTTCACGGACCTGCTGGATGCTGCAAAATGTGTGGTGAAGGCCTTGTTCATAAGACAGAAGTATATGGGCCAGTCGTTACAAAGTTTCTGCAGAACCACCGCTCGATACCTACAGGAGCTGAGCGAGCAACCCCTTGATTTAACTGTATACGAGGAGGAAATCCAAGAGACGACGGAGGCCGCAATCACCGCAG ATGCCACTGTGCACCCACCTGTTTCTGGAACTCACCCCTACAAGAACAAAGATCCTACAAGCATGCCCCCCGACATTGGATACAGCTGCAAGATGGTAGATGGCGTCATGCACGTGTATACGTCAACACAGACCATGGACAA GAGTACAGAGCTGGAACTGCCATATCCGGACCTGCAGGAATACATCGCTGACATGAACGTCATGATGGCCCTCATCATCAATGGACCAGT GAAGTCCTTCTGCTACCGTCGCCTGCAGTATCTGAGCTCCAAGTTCCAGATGCACATTCTCTTGAATGAGATGAAAGAATTGGCGGCACAGAAGAAAGTCCCACATCGGGACTTCTACAACATCCGCAAG GTGGACACGCATATCCACGCTTCCTCCTGCATGAACCAAAAGCACCTTCTGCGtttcatcaaaagagccatgaaGAAGTATCCGCAGGAGATCGTGCATGTGGAGAAGGGCAAAGGTCAGACGCTCATGGAGGTCTTTGAGAGTATGAACCTGACGGCCTTCGACCTCAGCGTGGACACCTTGGACATGCACGCG GATCGCAACACTTTCCATCGATTTGACAAGTTCAATGCCAAATACAATCCCATCGGCGAATCCATCCTGAGAGAGATCTTCATCAAAACGGACAATCACGTCGAAGGGAAATACTTTGGTCACATTATTAAG GAAGTGATGGCTGACCTGGAGGAGAGCAAGTACCAGAACGTGGAACTGAGGTTATCCATTTACGGCCGTTCCAGAGACGAATGGGACAAGCTGGCTAAGTGGGCCGTTAGACACCAGGTCTACTCGGACAACGTGCGCTGGCTTGTGCAAATCCCCCGACTTTT tgATGTGTACCACACCAAGAAGCAGCTGTCCAACTTCCAGGAGATGCTGGAGAATATTTTCTTACCTCTCTTCGAGGTCACCGTCCACCCAGGCAGACATCCCGAGCTGCACCTCCTGCTTCAACAC GTGGTGGGTTTCGATAGCGTGGATGACGAGTCCAAGCCAGAGCAGCATATCTTCAACCTGGACAGTCCGTTGCCGGCCACGTGGACGGAGGAGGACAATCCGCCCTACTCCTACTACCTCTACTACATGTACGCAAACATGACGGTTCTGAATCACCTACGcag acaACGAGGCTTCCACACCTTGGTACTGCGTCCTCATTGCGGTGAGGCGGGCCCAATCCACCACCTGGTGTCCGGTTTCATGCTATCCGAGAACATCTCGCACGGGCTTCTTCTGCGCAAG GCTCCTGTCCTCCAGTATTTGTACTACTTGGCTCAGATTGGTATCGCCATGTCTCCACTCAGCAATAACAGTCTGTTCCTCAGCTACCATCGGAACCCTCTTCCCGAGTATCTCTCCCGGGGTCTCATGGTCTCCTTGTCCACTGACGACCCCTTGCAGTTTCACTTTACCAAG GAGCCCTTGATGGAGGAGTACAGCATTGCTGCTCAGGTATGGAAGCTGAGCTCATGCGACATGTGCGAGCTGGCCAGAAACAGCGTGCTGATGAGCGGATTCTCTCACAAG GTGAAGAGTTACTGGCTCGGGCCGGACTTTGTCCGAGAAGGTCAGGAAAACAACGACATCCGACGAACTAACGTCCCGGACATCCGGGTGGCGTATCGCTACGAGACCATGTGCGAAGAGCTCAATTTGATAACGCAGGCCATTCGCACGGACGAACTTGACACCATCGAGGAAGAAGAGAGTCTATCCATGGTCGCCGCACAAGGAAAGCAATGA